One Kribbella sp. NBC_00662 genomic region harbors:
- a CDS encoding amidase, which translates to MSLADLTAVELLAKYRDGSVSPVEVIEDVLARVDAVEPQICALYALDAEGARAAALESERRWRDGTAGALDGIPVTVKENIATRGTPVPQGTAATLLTPAVEDAPAAARLREAGAVIFSKTTMPEYGMLSSGVSTFHHLTRNPWDVSRTAGGSSAGAAAAAAAGYGPIHIGTDIGGSIRLPAGWCGLVGLKPTHGRVAVGNPYPGRAIGPLTRTAPDAALALSVMSGYDPRDHTSFPASDGGFSDGGSSVDGFSVGLGGLRVALLLDAGVGLPVDPAVVAAVSAAADVLSKAGALVEPIDPIITRDMLDGLDRFWRIRSATDIAALPEERRAKVLPQIREWVSTAGDLSGSDVFQGYSQMGAMAAAVGRVFTAYDVILSPVAPITAFPAELAYPTDDPSKPFEHIGFTVPYNMSQHPATTVNVGWSASGLPIGAQLAVPHHQDMRALALAGYLADHQTDHRAWPME; encoded by the coding sequence ATGAGTCTCGCCGACCTGACGGCCGTTGAACTGCTGGCGAAGTACCGCGACGGCTCGGTGTCACCTGTCGAGGTGATCGAGGACGTCCTCGCTCGAGTGGACGCCGTCGAACCACAGATCTGTGCGTTGTACGCGCTTGACGCCGAGGGAGCACGGGCGGCGGCGCTCGAGTCCGAGCGACGCTGGCGGGACGGTACGGCGGGCGCGTTGGACGGCATACCGGTGACGGTGAAGGAGAACATCGCGACCCGGGGTACGCCGGTGCCGCAGGGGACGGCGGCGACCTTGTTGACCCCGGCGGTCGAGGATGCGCCGGCGGCGGCCCGGTTGCGGGAGGCCGGCGCGGTGATCTTCAGCAAGACGACGATGCCGGAGTACGGGATGCTGTCGTCGGGGGTGTCGACGTTCCATCACCTGACACGGAATCCGTGGGATGTCTCGCGGACAGCTGGTGGATCGAGCGCGGGCGCGGCGGCTGCTGCGGCGGCTGGGTATGGGCCGATCCACATCGGCACTGACATCGGTGGGTCGATCCGGTTGCCGGCTGGGTGGTGTGGGCTGGTCGGGCTCAAGCCGACGCATGGTCGGGTCGCGGTCGGCAATCCGTACCCGGGGCGGGCGATCGGGCCGTTGACGCGGACGGCGCCTGATGCGGCGCTGGCGTTGTCGGTGATGTCGGGGTACGACCCGCGTGATCACACGTCGTTTCCTGCTTCGGACGGTGGCTTCTCGGACGGTGGCTCTTCGGTCGACGGCTTCTCGGTCGGGCTCGGCGGGCTGCGGGTGGCGTTGCTGCTCGATGCCGGGGTCGGGTTGCCGGTTGATCCGGCGGTCGTCGCGGCGGTCTCGGCGGCGGCCGACGTACTCTCGAAGGCGGGCGCTCTGGTCGAGCCGATCGACCCGATCATCACGCGGGACATGCTCGACGGGCTCGATCGTTTCTGGCGGATCCGCTCCGCGACGGACATCGCCGCGCTGCCCGAGGAGCGGCGTGCGAAGGTGCTCCCGCAGATCCGCGAGTGGGTGTCGACGGCGGGGGATCTGTCCGGGTCCGACGTGTTCCAGGGGTACAGCCAGATGGGCGCGATGGCGGCTGCGGTCGGGCGGGTGTTCACGGCGTACGACGTGATTCTGTCGCCGGTCGCGCCGATCACCGCGTTCCCGGCGGAGCTCGCGTATCCGACCGACGACCCGTCGAAACCGTTCGAGCACATCGGGTTCACGGTCCCGTACAACATGTCGCAGCATCCGGCGACCACGGTGAACGTCGGGTGGTCCGCTTCCGGGCTGCCCATTGGCGCACAGCTCGCCGTACCGCATCATCAGGACATGAGGGCACTCGCACTGGCCGGCTACCTCGCCGACCACCAGACCGACCACCGGGCCTGGCCGATGGAGTAG
- a CDS encoding SDR family NAD(P)-dependent oxidoreductase: MEYANLFRLEGKHALVIGAGSGIGRESASALAAFGARVTCADRDLAAARATAGSELTAYELDVLDDAAIARAVDELDPVDVLVFTAATNVRKRMLDYTGEEFDRVVSLNLRASFELIRAFGRGMAERGSGSIIGFSSIRGTTVEPGQSVYAATKAGLVQLLRTAAAELGPSGVRANAIAPGVVETPLTAQIKADPAWYDAYAQKGALGRWAQPSELAGAVVYLASDAASFVTGSVLAVDGGWTAVDGRFDPPN; this comes from the coding sequence ATGGAGTACGCGAATCTGTTCCGGCTTGAGGGGAAGCACGCGCTGGTGATCGGCGCGGGGAGCGGGATCGGGCGCGAGAGTGCGTCGGCGCTGGCTGCTTTTGGTGCGCGAGTGACGTGCGCGGACCGGGATCTCGCGGCGGCTCGTGCGACGGCCGGGTCCGAGCTCACGGCGTACGAGCTGGATGTGCTGGACGACGCGGCGATCGCGCGGGCGGTCGACGAGCTGGATCCCGTGGACGTGCTGGTGTTCACCGCGGCGACCAACGTGCGGAAGCGGATGCTCGACTACACCGGCGAGGAGTTCGACCGGGTGGTGTCGCTGAACCTGCGGGCCTCGTTCGAGCTGATCCGCGCGTTCGGGCGGGGGATGGCGGAGCGGGGGAGCGGCAGCATCATCGGGTTCAGCTCGATCCGCGGGACCACGGTCGAGCCGGGGCAATCGGTGTATGCGGCAACGAAGGCCGGCCTCGTGCAGTTGCTGCGTACGGCGGCGGCCGAGCTCGGGCCGTCCGGCGTACGGGCGAACGCGATCGCGCCCGGCGTCGTCGAGACCCCGCTCACCGCGCAGATCAAGGCCGATCCCGCGTGGTACGACGCGTACGCGCAGAAGGGCGCACTCGGGCGATGGGCCCAACCGAGCGAGCTCGCCGGCGCGGTCGTGTACCTCGCGTCCGACGCCGCGAGCTTCGTGACCGGGAGTGTCCTCGCGGTCGACGGCGGCTGGACCGCGGTCGACGGCCGCTTCGACCCACCGAACTGA
- a CDS encoding ABC transporter ATP-binding protein, which translates to MSDVLTVRGLSVKVRDTTLVSDVDLTVGAGERVGLIGESGSGKSLTALSVLGLLPEDVYAGGSVRLDGVDHELIGADERQMSQVRGRDIAMVFQEPMTALNPTMRIGDQLAEAMLIHNTRPKSAARAAAAELLERVQLPTDTLRAYPHQLSGGQRQRVVLALALANDPSLLICDEPTTALDVTVQALVLDLIVRGVMDRSSALLFITHDLAVVATVCERVLVMYGGRVVESGPVADVFTRPRHRYTQGLLAASDLDTTARRLTTIPGNVPPAGKFPSGCVFRTRCAYSTALCEEMPPWSGDDAEGFACHHPAGVTDA; encoded by the coding sequence ATGAGCGACGTACTGACGGTCCGCGGGTTGTCCGTCAAGGTCCGCGACACGACGCTGGTGTCCGACGTGGACCTGACCGTCGGCGCGGGGGAGCGGGTCGGGCTGATCGGCGAGTCGGGCTCGGGCAAGTCGTTGACGGCGTTGAGCGTGCTCGGACTGCTTCCCGAGGACGTGTACGCCGGAGGCTCCGTCCGCCTCGACGGCGTCGACCACGAGCTGATCGGTGCCGACGAACGCCAGATGTCGCAGGTTCGCGGCCGTGACATCGCGATGGTCTTCCAGGAGCCGATGACCGCGCTCAACCCGACCATGCGGATCGGCGACCAACTCGCCGAGGCGATGCTGATCCACAACACCAGACCCAAGTCCGCGGCCCGTGCGGCCGCCGCTGAGCTGCTCGAACGCGTGCAGCTCCCGACCGACACCCTGCGCGCGTACCCACACCAACTCTCCGGTGGCCAACGGCAACGAGTGGTCCTGGCGCTTGCCCTCGCCAACGATCCCTCCCTGCTGATCTGCGACGAGCCGACGACCGCCTTGGACGTGACCGTCCAGGCTCTCGTCCTCGACCTGATCGTTCGCGGCGTCATGGACCGGTCGTCCGCACTCCTCTTCATCACCCACGACCTCGCCGTCGTCGCGACCGTCTGCGAGCGTGTCCTGGTGATGTACGGCGGACGCGTCGTCGAATCCGGTCCTGTCGCCGATGTGTTCACGCGCCCCCGCCACCGCTACACCCAGGGCCTGCTCGCGGCATCCGACCTCGACACGACTGCCCGTCGGCTGACGACGATCCCCGGCAACGTGCCACCCGCGGGCAAGTTCCCGTCGGGTTGTGTCTTCCGGACCCGCTGCGCCTACTCCACCGCACTCTGCGAGGAGATGCCGCCGTGGTCAGGCGACGATGCGGAGGGCTTCGCCTGCCACCATCCCGCGGGGGTGACGGATGCCTGA
- a CDS encoding ATP-binding cassette domain-containing protein, translating to MPEHPPTPEHIPTTREFETPTAIQVVDLVRDYPRPRTSLFQPAPVVHALRGVSLEIKQGERFGIVGESGCGKSTLLRIIAALDRATSGNVIVEGTDITRLSDRRLRFLRENLQLVFQDPMSSLDPRMRVRDIIAEPLVVQGHPASGERVRELLEAVGLSADAGNRYPHQFSGGQRQRISIARALAPRPRILIADEPVSALDVSVRAQVLNLISDLVDELNLTLVFVSHDLSVIKHVCDRVAVMNAGQIVETGYTGDVYAAPQHPYTQRLVSAIPTLQRALSGATTSDLLAKGDPA from the coding sequence ATGCCTGAGCACCCGCCGACGCCTGAGCACATCCCGACGACGCGTGAGTTCGAGACGCCGACCGCTATCCAGGTCGTCGATCTCGTCCGCGACTACCCGCGGCCGCGGACCTCTCTCTTCCAGCCGGCGCCCGTCGTGCACGCGCTCCGTGGCGTGAGCCTGGAGATCAAGCAGGGCGAGCGATTCGGCATCGTCGGTGAGTCCGGCTGCGGCAAGTCCACACTGCTCCGGATCATCGCGGCCCTCGACCGCGCGACCTCCGGGAATGTGATTGTCGAAGGCACCGATATCACCCGGTTGTCCGACCGCCGGCTGCGTTTCCTCCGGGAGAACCTGCAGCTCGTCTTCCAGGACCCGATGAGTTCGCTCGACCCACGGATGCGGGTCCGCGACATCATCGCCGAACCGCTCGTCGTCCAAGGCCATCCCGCCTCGGGCGAGCGCGTCCGAGAGCTGCTCGAGGCGGTCGGTCTGTCCGCCGACGCCGGCAACCGGTACCCGCACCAGTTCTCCGGCGGTCAGCGGCAGCGCATCTCGATCGCCCGGGCGCTCGCGCCGCGACCGCGCATCCTGATCGCGGACGAGCCGGTCAGCGCCCTCGACGTATCGGTCCGGGCCCAGGTCCTGAACCTGATCTCCGACCTGGTCGACGAACTCAACCTCACGCTGGTGTTCGTCTCTCACGACCTGTCCGTGATCAAGCACGTCTGCGACCGCGTGGCGGTGATGAATGCCGGCCAGATCGTCGAGACCGGCTACACCGGCGACGTGTACGCCGCCCCGCAGCACCCGTACACGCAACGCCTGGTCTCGGCCATCCCGACGCTTCAGCGCGCCCTGTCCGGCGCGACCACGTCCGACCTGCTCGCGAAGGGAGATCCAGCGTGA
- a CDS encoding response regulator encodes MGLRCFIVDDSTDFLDAARSRLESDGVTVVGVASTIDEALARLDGAEPDVVLVDVNLGSESGLDLARRIQTETNVDPAQVVLISTHAAEDLIDLVESVPAAALLSKTALSGVALRRILDDR; translated from the coding sequence ATGGGGTTGCGCTGCTTCATCGTCGACGACAGCACTGACTTCCTCGACGCCGCCCGGTCCCGCCTCGAAAGTGACGGGGTCACCGTGGTCGGAGTCGCCTCGACGATCGACGAGGCGCTGGCGCGACTGGACGGCGCCGAACCCGACGTCGTACTCGTCGATGTGAACCTCGGCAGCGAGAGTGGCCTCGACCTGGCCCGGCGGATCCAGACCGAGACGAATGTGGACCCGGCGCAGGTCGTTCTGATCTCCACCCACGCGGCGGAGGACCTGATCGATCTCGTCGAGAGCGTGCCGGCCGCGGCTCTGCTGTCCAAGACAGCGTTGTCAGGTGTCGCTCTTCGCCGGATCCTCGACGACAGGTAG
- a CDS encoding DUF4118 domain-containing protein — protein sequence MERRRTSSAVARRLAGLLAAGLLVAAVTGLIKLGEPHVPTLSLLVLYLLAVLPIAIFWGTPLAVVTAVLSVWAYAYFFVSPLHSLLLADAQNAIGLGVFLVTAVVVGELAARLRRAALEAQRLSNEQSALRRVATQVAQGVTPSVLFTAVTEEVGRLCGADLARMERYEPDGTVTGVAAWSRVPAHLAVGERFDLDGLSIAREVRRRAGPIRLDSFAGASGAIAQEAQSIGIRSSIGCPVTVGGRLWGVVAASKTNDIPFPAATEAQIAGFTELVATAIENAEARAELMASRARVVVTADRTRRQIERNLHDGAQQRLVSLALRLQTAQTKVPPELSELTAELDQVHGGLTDALDELRETARGIHPAILAEGGLSPALKSLGRRSTIPIRLTLRAQPRLSERLEASAYYFVSEALTNAAKHSHASLVVVTTDITGDALRVEIRDNGQGGADFSRGTGLLGLRDRVEALGGRLNLDSPRGAGTTLTAEFPLTGS from the coding sequence ATGGAGCGGCGCCGGACGAGCTCAGCGGTTGCGCGCCGGCTGGCTGGACTGCTCGCAGCCGGCCTGCTGGTTGCTGCCGTGACCGGGCTCATCAAGCTCGGCGAGCCCCACGTCCCGACACTCAGCCTGCTGGTGCTCTATCTGCTCGCGGTACTGCCCATCGCGATCTTCTGGGGTACGCCGCTCGCCGTGGTCACGGCCGTGCTCAGCGTGTGGGCGTACGCGTACTTCTTCGTCAGCCCGCTGCACTCGCTCCTGCTTGCCGACGCCCAGAACGCGATCGGCTTGGGTGTGTTTCTCGTGACGGCTGTGGTCGTGGGCGAGCTTGCGGCTCGGCTCCGGCGGGCGGCGCTGGAGGCCCAACGGCTGTCGAACGAACAATCCGCGCTCCGGCGGGTCGCCACTCAGGTGGCTCAAGGGGTGACGCCGAGTGTCCTGTTCACAGCCGTGACCGAAGAGGTGGGGCGACTCTGCGGCGCCGATCTCGCGCGGATGGAGCGGTACGAACCGGACGGGACGGTCACCGGTGTCGCGGCCTGGAGCCGTGTGCCCGCCCATCTGGCCGTCGGTGAGCGGTTCGATCTCGACGGCCTGAGCATCGCCCGTGAGGTACGCCGACGCGCCGGACCGATCCGGCTGGACAGCTTCGCCGGTGCATCGGGCGCGATCGCGCAGGAGGCGCAGAGCATCGGAATCCGTTCCTCGATCGGCTGCCCGGTCACCGTGGGCGGCCGGCTGTGGGGTGTCGTTGCCGCCTCCAAGACCAACGACATACCCTTCCCGGCCGCGACCGAGGCACAGATCGCGGGCTTCACCGAGCTCGTCGCCACCGCGATCGAGAACGCGGAGGCCCGGGCCGAACTGATGGCATCCCGCGCCCGCGTGGTGGTCACCGCCGACCGGACGCGCCGCCAGATCGAGCGCAATCTGCATGACGGCGCACAGCAGCGGCTCGTCTCACTCGCGCTCCGGCTGCAGACAGCCCAGACGAAGGTGCCGCCTGAGTTGTCCGAGCTCACCGCGGAGCTGGACCAGGTGCATGGCGGACTGACCGACGCCCTGGACGAGCTCCGCGAGACGGCGCGCGGAATCCACCCGGCGATCCTCGCCGAGGGCGGCCTCAGCCCGGCACTGAAGTCACTGGGCCGCCGGTCGACGATCCCCATCCGCCTGACGCTCCGTGCGCAGCCGCGCCTGTCGGAGCGGCTCGAGGCGAGCGCCTATTACTTCGTGTCCGAGGCTCTGACCAACGCGGCGAAACACTCGCACGCTTCGCTGGTCGTGGTCACCACCGACATCACCGGCGACGCGCTCCGCGTCGAGATCCGCGACAACGGACAAGGCGGCGCGGACTTCAGCCGGGGCACCGGGCTGCTCGGCCTCCGCGACCGGGTGGAAGCACTGGGCGGCCGGCTGAACCTCGACAGTCCCCGCGGCGCCGGAACCACCTTGACCGCCGAGTTCCCGCTGACCGGCAGCTGA
- a CDS encoding ABC transporter permease: MKRLNPSLVAGGVIVGVIVLMALISFVWTPYDATLVTPASRLLEPSWSHWFGTDKFGRDVLSQIMVGSRTTLFVGVVAVGVAAVIGVPLGILAAMVRRWPGEVIMRGNDLLLAFPALLLAIMFGAVFGASTLTAMIAIGIASVPSFARVIRSGALQVMRTEYVLAARAAGRRPWPIAVRHVLPNVTSLITVQASVSFAIAVLAEAALSFLGYGTPPPTPSWGRMLQESQEFLFSAPRLAIFPGIAIAIAVLGFNLLGDGLRDRFDPKLEDRR; the protein is encoded by the coding sequence ATGAAGCGCCTGAACCCGAGCCTGGTCGCCGGCGGCGTGATCGTCGGCGTCATCGTCCTGATGGCGCTCATCTCGTTCGTCTGGACGCCGTACGACGCCACGCTGGTCACGCCCGCGTCCCGGTTGCTCGAGCCGTCGTGGTCGCACTGGTTCGGGACCGACAAGTTCGGGCGCGACGTGCTCAGCCAGATCATGGTCGGTTCGCGGACGACGCTGTTCGTCGGCGTGGTCGCGGTCGGTGTCGCAGCGGTGATCGGCGTACCGCTCGGGATCCTGGCCGCGATGGTACGGCGCTGGCCGGGCGAGGTCATCATGCGCGGCAACGATCTGCTGCTCGCGTTCCCGGCGTTGCTGTTGGCAATCATGTTCGGCGCGGTGTTCGGGGCGAGCACGCTGACGGCGATGATTGCCATCGGCATCGCTTCGGTGCCGAGCTTCGCGCGGGTGATCCGGAGCGGCGCGCTGCAGGTGATGCGGACCGAGTACGTGCTCGCCGCCCGCGCCGCCGGGCGACGCCCGTGGCCGATCGCGGTCCGGCACGTACTGCCCAACGTGACCAGTCTGATCACCGTGCAGGCCTCGGTGTCGTTCGCGATCGCAGTACTGGCGGAGGCGGCGCTCTCGTTCCTCGGATACGGCACGCCACCGCCGACACCGTCGTGGGGCCGGATGCTGCAGGAGAGCCAGGAGTTCCTGTTCAGCGCCCCCCGGCTGGCGATCTTCCCCGGTATCGCGATCGCCATCGCCGTACTCGGCTTCAACCTGCTCGGCGACGGCCTCCGGGACCGCTTCGACCCGAAACTGGAGGACCGCCGATGA
- a CDS encoding response regulator, translating into MTIDSAVDGGATRTRVVLAEDDVLLRQGLASLLGQAGFEVVGQTGDSVWILPLVRDLSPDLVVVDIRMPPTHSTEGLDAAREIRREFPATGILVLSAHAEVEHAMELLASGQRIGYLLKSRVTDVGDFIETMERILRGGSVMDPALVQELVNARRDGDPLAELSPREHEVLALMAEGRSNSGIARRLWVTEATVEKHVRHVFAKLRLPETSDDHRRVLAVVRYLDAH; encoded by the coding sequence ATGACGATCGACTCGGCCGTCGACGGCGGTGCGACACGCACCCGCGTCGTCCTGGCCGAGGACGACGTACTCCTGCGCCAGGGGCTGGCCAGCCTCCTCGGGCAGGCGGGGTTCGAGGTCGTCGGACAGACCGGTGACAGTGTGTGGATCCTCCCGCTGGTGCGGGACCTTTCGCCCGACCTGGTCGTGGTGGACATCCGGATGCCGCCGACGCACAGCACCGAAGGGCTGGACGCCGCCCGGGAGATTCGGCGCGAGTTCCCGGCCACCGGGATCCTCGTCCTGTCGGCCCACGCCGAGGTCGAGCACGCCATGGAGCTGCTCGCGTCCGGCCAGCGGATCGGCTACCTCCTGAAGAGCCGGGTGACGGATGTGGGCGACTTCATCGAGACGATGGAGCGGATCCTCAGAGGTGGCTCGGTGATGGACCCTGCCCTGGTCCAGGAACTGGTCAACGCCCGCCGGGACGGCGACCCGCTCGCCGAGCTCAGTCCACGAGAGCACGAAGTACTCGCACTGATGGCCGAGGGTCGCTCCAACTCGGGCATCGCACGCCGGCTGTGGGTGACCGAAGCGACGGTGGAAAAGCATGTCCGGCACGTCTTCGCCAAGCTGCGCCTCCCCGAGACCAGCGACGACCATCGCCGGGTGCTGGCTGTGGTCCGGTATCTCGACGCCCACTGA
- a CDS encoding ABC transporter permease encodes MILRLIERTGVFLVSLAVSSVLVFAFMAVLPGDPARVALGVNASDEAVAELRQQFGLDRPLPTQYFDWLGGLLHGDLGTSYVSKVAIGPQVFDRLQVTLWLVVAGMIIALLVAVPAGTLMAARHRKLSGLALSAVSQVGVAVPAFLAGILLIVVFAVKLGWLPANGWTPPAQDPGMFLKQLILPALSLGLVQGAVLTRYVRSAVLDVLREDYLRTARAKGLRPFQALWRHGLRNAAVPVVTVLGLQLATLLIGAVVVERVFVIPGLGSLLLDGVSNRDLLLVQDVVMVLVLAVLLVNFVVDLLYVALDPRLRTAS; translated from the coding sequence ATGATTCTCCGCCTGATCGAGCGCACCGGCGTGTTCTTGGTCAGTCTTGCGGTGAGCTCGGTGCTGGTGTTCGCGTTCATGGCGGTGCTGCCCGGCGATCCCGCCCGGGTCGCACTCGGCGTGAACGCATCCGATGAGGCGGTGGCCGAACTGCGGCAGCAGTTCGGCCTCGACCGGCCGCTGCCGACGCAGTACTTCGACTGGCTCGGCGGGCTGCTCCACGGCGACCTCGGTACGTCGTACGTGTCGAAGGTCGCGATCGGTCCGCAGGTGTTCGATCGCCTGCAGGTGACGCTGTGGCTGGTCGTCGCCGGCATGATCATCGCGCTGCTCGTCGCCGTCCCGGCCGGAACGCTGATGGCCGCGCGGCACCGCAAGCTGTCCGGGCTCGCCCTGTCCGCGGTCTCCCAGGTCGGCGTCGCCGTACCGGCGTTCCTGGCCGGGATCCTGCTGATCGTGGTGTTCGCGGTGAAGCTCGGCTGGCTGCCCGCCAACGGCTGGACCCCGCCCGCACAGGACCCCGGGATGTTCCTCAAGCAGCTGATCCTCCCGGCGCTCTCACTCGGCCTGGTCCAAGGCGCCGTGCTCACCCGCTACGTCCGCAGCGCGGTCCTCGACGTCCTCCGCGAGGACTACCTCCGCACCGCCCGAGCCAAAGGCCTGAGGCCCTTTCAAGCCCTCTGGCGCCACGGCCTCCGCAACGCCGCCGTCCCCGTTGTCACAGTCCTGGGCCTCCAGCTCGCGACCCTCCTGATCGGCGCAGTCGTCGTCGAACGAGTCTTCGTCATCCCCGGTCTCGGCAGTCTCCTGCTCGACGGCGTCTCGAACCGCGACCTGCTGCTGGTCCAAGACGTCGTCATGGTCCTCGTCCTCGCCGTCCTCCTGGTCAACTTCGTCGTCGACCTCCTGTACGTCGCCCTCGACCCGCGACTGAGGACGGCATCATGA
- a CDS encoding RNA polymerase subunit sigma-70 (DNA-dependent RNA polymerase catalyzes the transcription of DNA into RNA using the four ribonucleoside triphosphates as substrates): MNDSSLIAHCYRLLGSTTEAIEIATEVTARPSTGAGGGASGVGGGVVEAATLACLTRAGSRPLPSDLAAPSAHPEGALSESSEILWLEPIPEHLMDGRPIDLGLIAALQRIPPRERAATILHDIEGWPEDRITTLLGDVRPTPLTVRPSAAVPDEALLARYRAAFEQYDVPAIVTLFTDDAIWEMPPFTSWFRGARDIGRLITTHCPAEHPGDQYLVPLKANGLPAFAVYMRDPRDNIHHAFQIQVLTLTATAIVHAVAFFDLSLFQTFHLPDLLQGLPPNPYDGTLRPHIERRH, encoded by the coding sequence ATGAACGACTCCAGCTTGATCGCCCACTGCTACCGCCTGCTCGGCTCCACCACCGAAGCAATCGAGATCGCAACCGAGGTGACCGCCCGCCCCAGCACCGGTGCTGGTGGTGGTGCGAGTGGGGTTGGCGGTGGGGTTGTGGAGGCTGCCACTCTCGCCTGTCTCACCCGCGCCGGGAGCCGCCCGCTCCCGTCCGACCTGGCCGCTCCGAGTGCGCATCCGGAGGGCGCGCTCTCGGAGAGTTCCGAGATCCTCTGGCTCGAGCCGATCCCCGAGCACCTGATGGACGGCCGTCCGATCGACCTCGGCCTGATCGCCGCCCTCCAACGCATCCCACCGCGCGAACGAGCCGCCACCATCCTCCACGACATCGAGGGCTGGCCCGAGGACCGCATCACGACCCTGCTGGGCGACGTACGTCCCACCCCGCTCACCGTCAGACCAAGCGCCGCCGTCCCGGACGAAGCCTTGCTGGCCCGCTACCGAGCCGCCTTCGAGCAGTACGACGTACCAGCGATCGTCACCCTCTTCACCGACGACGCGATCTGGGAGATGCCGCCGTTCACCTCCTGGTTCCGCGGCGCCCGCGACATCGGCCGCCTCATCACCACCCACTGCCCAGCCGAACACCCCGGCGACCAGTACCTAGTCCCCCTGAAAGCAAACGGCCTCCCCGCCTTCGCCGTCTACATGCGAGACCCTCGCGACAACATCCACCACGCCTTCCAGATCCAGGTCCTAACCCTCACCGCGACCGCGATCGTCCACGCAGTCGCCTTCTTCGACCTGTCCCTCTTCCAAACCTTCCACCTACCAGACCTACTCCAAGGCCTCCCACCCAACCCCTATGACGGCACCCTCCGCCCCCACATAGAACGCCGCCACTGA
- a CDS encoding aldehyde dehydrogenase family protein, translated as MKFPAGLPIGEAWVDAPATAPVIFPYDGSTVADAPVGDVELARAALDNALSVRETVGRLPSYLRRKVLQSVHSAVLAARNEFVDLLVLETGKPLVDCRVEIDRTLLTLETSAEEVARLHGETVPLDLLPSGEGLQGFWVRKPIGVVVGITGFNYPLLLAAHKIAPAFAAGCPIIVKPAPQTPLATLWLTHLMRSALADAGGPESAVQLVTGGADVGATLTTDGRVGAVSFTGSAAVGHRIARDAAPTKVLLELGSNSALVVAEDADLDAAADAIVRGGYYASGQACISVQRVIAVESIRSDLLEKLGARLPTVVVGDPRDPLTRVSALINPASTARVREWVGDAVHAGGSIAYEAPGDVLGPIVLTDVPDGLPAWDEEIFGPVIAVRSVPDVDSALRAVNETRYGLHASVFTSSLDTAFAAIDRLEVGGVVINDVPGFRSDVMPYGGVKDSGTGREGPRFAIEELTTTRMAIIRPRP; from the coding sequence GTGAAGTTCCCAGCCGGCCTGCCGATCGGTGAAGCCTGGGTCGACGCACCGGCAACCGCTCCGGTGATCTTCCCGTACGACGGTTCGACGGTCGCGGACGCGCCGGTCGGTGACGTCGAGCTGGCGCGGGCGGCGCTCGACAACGCCCTGTCCGTCCGCGAAACGGTCGGGCGGCTCCCGTCGTACCTGCGCCGGAAAGTCCTGCAGAGCGTGCATTCCGCGGTCCTTGCTGCGCGCAACGAGTTTGTGGATCTGCTGGTGCTCGAGACCGGCAAGCCGCTCGTCGACTGCCGGGTGGAGATCGATCGGACGCTGCTCACGCTGGAGACGTCGGCCGAGGAGGTCGCCCGGCTGCACGGTGAGACGGTGCCGCTCGATCTGCTGCCGAGTGGCGAGGGCCTGCAGGGGTTCTGGGTGCGTAAGCCGATCGGTGTCGTCGTCGGGATCACCGGGTTCAACTACCCACTGCTGCTGGCGGCGCACAAGATCGCACCGGCGTTCGCGGCCGGGTGCCCGATCATCGTGAAGCCGGCGCCGCAGACGCCGCTGGCCACGCTCTGGTTGACCCACCTCATGCGGTCGGCGCTTGCCGATGCGGGAGGTCCGGAGAGTGCTGTTCAATTGGTGACCGGTGGAGCCGACGTCGGTGCGACGCTCACGACAGATGGTCGAGTTGGTGCCGTCTCGTTCACCGGATCGGCCGCCGTCGGTCACCGCATCGCGCGCGACGCCGCCCCGACGAAGGTCCTCCTCGAACTCGGCTCGAACTCCGCGCTGGTCGTTGCCGAGGACGCCGATCTGGACGCGGCCGCCGATGCGATCGTTCGCGGCGGGTACTACGCCTCCGGGCAGGCCTGCATCTCCGTCCAGCGCGTGATCGCGGTCGAGTCGATCCGGTCGGATCTGCTCGAGAAACTCGGTGCCCGACTGCCGACCGTCGTCGTCGGCGACCCACGCGACCCGTTGACGCGGGTGTCCGCGTTGATCAACCCCGCGTCGACCGCTCGCGTTCGTGAGTGGGTCGGAGATGCGGTTCACGCCGGTGGGTCGATCGCGTACGAGGCGCCGGGTGACGTGCTCGGGCCGATCGTGCTGACCGACGTACCGGATGGTCTGCCTGCCTGGGACGAGGAGATCTTCGGACCGGTCATCGCGGTGCGATCGGTACCGGACGTCGACAGCGCGCTGCGGGCCGTGAACGAGACGCGGTACGGCTTGCACGCGAGCGTCTTCACTTCCTCGCTGGACACGGCGTTCGCGGCGATCGACCGGCTCGAGGTCGGGGGAGTGGTGATCAACGATGTACCTGGGTTCCGCTCCGATGTGATGCCGTACGGCGGGGTGAAGGACTCCGGCACCGGCCGCGAGGGACCGCGCTTCGCGATCGAGGAACTGACCACAACCCGCATGGCGATCATCCGTCCACGCCCGTGA